A single window of Mycolicibacterium aurum DNA harbors:
- a CDS encoding alpha/beta fold hydrolase yields MTAITAYRGLLRTTNLHVDDTGGDGRPVVLIHGWPLNGDSWAGQVDTLRDAGYRVITYDRRGFGRSDKPLIGYTYESLSDDLSAVLEELDVRDGTLVGYSMGGGEVASYCARKGVARLRSVVFAAPVTPFMSHRKDNPDGPLGAKDAAKMAASLTANQDSFYDHLMTDVFSVDGRLLITEEQRRQALGMCAEASKPASIACMAAFGGTDFREDLPKVTVPSLVIHGDSDATVPFEGSGKRTHEALPDSRLHVISGGPHGIPVTHADEFNAVLLAFLAEDFTPSG; encoded by the coding sequence ATGACCGCGATCACCGCCTACCGCGGCCTACTTCGCACCACCAACCTGCACGTCGACGACACCGGTGGGGACGGCCGTCCCGTCGTGCTCATCCACGGGTGGCCCTTGAACGGTGACTCGTGGGCCGGCCAGGTCGACACGCTCCGCGACGCCGGCTACCGGGTGATCACCTACGACCGCCGCGGCTTCGGCCGCAGCGACAAGCCACTGATCGGCTACACCTACGAAAGTCTGTCCGACGACCTGTCCGCGGTACTGGAAGAACTCGACGTGCGCGACGGGACGCTGGTCGGGTATTCGATGGGCGGGGGAGAGGTGGCCAGTTACTGTGCGCGCAAGGGTGTGGCGCGTCTGCGCAGTGTGGTCTTCGCGGCGCCGGTGACGCCCTTCATGTCCCACCGCAAGGACAATCCGGACGGGCCGTTGGGCGCGAAGGACGCCGCGAAGATGGCAGCGTCACTGACCGCCAACCAGGATTCGTTCTACGACCACCTGATGACCGACGTGTTCTCGGTCGACGGCCGACTTCTCATCACCGAAGAGCAACGCCGGCAGGCACTGGGCATGTGCGCGGAAGCCAGCAAGCCGGCGTCGATCGCGTGTATGGCGGCGTTCGGCGGCACCGACTTTCGCGAGGACCTGCCGAAGGTCACCGTGCCGAGCCTTGTGATCCATGGCGACAGCGACGCGACCGTCCCGTTCGAGGGCTCGGGAAAGCGCACTCACGAGGCGCTTCCCGACAGCCGGTTGCACGTGATCTCCGGCGGGCCGCACGGCATACCCGTCACCCACGCCGACGAGTTCAACGCCGTGCTGCTCGCGTTCCTCGCCGAGGACTTCACGCCCTCTGGCTAA
- a CDS encoding TetR/AcrR family transcriptional regulator C-terminal domain-containing protein — MDKPERTSAGDPERTLRLLWRAQDATRASRGPKQRTTVDAVIAAALDIADADGLGALTIRAVAAKLGIAPMATYTYVPGKTELLDLMLDTVYAQMPRTDVDGKPWRDKVSAIAAENRAMLDAHPWVVQLATTRPPLGPGMIAKYEHELRAFDGLGLSDLDMDSALTYVLGFVTSVARIGVDARTAQADSGMSDHAWWERAEPLLATVFDTERYPLAARVGAAAGEAYDSAYSVEHAYEFGLARVLDGLATVIERTAR, encoded by the coding sequence GTGGACAAGCCCGAGCGCACCAGTGCCGGCGACCCCGAGCGCACGCTGCGACTGCTGTGGCGCGCACAGGACGCCACGCGAGCGAGCCGCGGGCCGAAACAACGCACCACCGTCGACGCGGTCATCGCCGCGGCCCTCGACATCGCAGACGCCGACGGGCTCGGCGCACTCACCATCCGTGCCGTTGCCGCCAAACTGGGCATCGCACCCATGGCGACCTACACCTACGTCCCGGGCAAGACCGAGCTTCTCGACCTCATGCTCGACACCGTCTACGCGCAGATGCCGCGCACGGATGTGGACGGAAAGCCCTGGCGGGACAAGGTATCCGCGATCGCAGCGGAGAACCGCGCGATGCTCGACGCGCATCCGTGGGTGGTGCAGCTCGCGACCACCCGCCCGCCGCTGGGTCCGGGGATGATCGCGAAGTACGAACACGAGCTCCGTGCCTTCGACGGGCTCGGTCTCAGCGACCTCGACATGGACTCCGCGCTGACCTACGTGCTGGGCTTCGTGACGTCGGTCGCGCGCATCGGCGTCGATGCGCGCACCGCCCAGGCCGACAGCGGTATGAGTGACCACGCGTGGTGGGAGCGGGCGGAACCGCTGTTGGCCACGGTGTTCGACACCGAGCGGTATCCACTGGCCGCGCGTGTGGGCGCTGCGGCAGGCGAAGCGTATGACAGCGCGTACAGCGTCGAGCACGCCTACGAGTTCGGCCTGGCCAGGGTGCTCGACGGGCTGGCGACCGTGATCGAACGCACAGCGAGGTAG
- a CDS encoding dienelactone hydrolase family protein gives MTVHTTSLRHEIDDDHFDSVLVRADDAIGAPVPPTVLVFHGMEGRSDAQLQFAVRLAELGYQAIAVDLFGEKVSRGGMDATGAAMAGFVADRAALAGRLTTVLETLTAAPQVDADRIAAIGFCFGGLCVLDLARAGHRLAGVVSFHGLLTPATGLTERQVTAKVIVFHGWDDPFAPPEDVVALGREFSGRGIDWQLHAYGNTLHAFMAPFADDPARGVLFSESASRRAWTSATTFLAECFDREID, from the coding sequence GTGACTGTGCACACCACCTCGCTGAGGCACGAGATCGACGACGACCACTTCGACAGCGTCCTGGTCCGCGCCGACGACGCCATCGGCGCGCCCGTCCCGCCCACGGTGCTCGTGTTCCACGGAATGGAGGGCCGCAGCGACGCCCAGCTGCAGTTCGCGGTGCGTCTGGCCGAGCTGGGCTATCAGGCCATCGCGGTGGACCTCTTCGGCGAGAAGGTCAGCCGGGGCGGCATGGACGCCACCGGTGCCGCGATGGCCGGGTTCGTCGCAGACCGGGCAGCCCTCGCAGGCCGTCTCACGACAGTGCTGGAGACGTTGACCGCAGCGCCGCAGGTGGACGCCGACCGCATCGCGGCCATCGGATTCTGCTTCGGCGGCCTGTGCGTGCTCGATCTGGCCCGCGCCGGCCACCGGCTCGCCGGTGTCGTCAGCTTCCACGGACTGCTCACTCCCGCAACGGGATTGACCGAGCGTCAGGTGACCGCCAAGGTCATTGTGTTCCACGGTTGGGATGACCCTTTCGCGCCACCGGAGGATGTGGTCGCGCTGGGACGTGAATTCTCCGGGCGCGGCATCGACTGGCAGCTGCACGCCTACGGAAACACCCTGCACGCATTCATGGCACCGTTCGCCGACGACCCGGCGCGGGGAGTGCTTTTCAGCGAATCCGCATCGCGCCGGGCATGGACGTCGGCCACCACCTTCCTCGCCGAATGCTTCGATCGCGAGATCGACTAG
- a CDS encoding class I SAM-dependent methyltransferase, translated as MAEYWNHNTAYHPWVISLATRNPGDVLDVGCGDGLLAGRLAPVSRSVMGIDPDPAALGRTHDRTAGLDRVRLGHTSFDDFDPGDARFDLITFVATIHHMDLTSALLKARTLLRPSGQIAIVGLSANKTVRDWLWSALCLPAVRIASAVHRETRDVGVVVADPRENLDEIRAVADTVIPGAEVRRALYYRYLLRWQRTVG; from the coding sequence ATGGCCGAGTACTGGAACCACAACACCGCCTATCACCCGTGGGTCATCTCGCTCGCCACGAGGAACCCCGGTGACGTCCTCGACGTCGGCTGCGGCGACGGACTGCTGGCCGGGCGGCTGGCGCCGGTGTCGCGTTCGGTGATGGGCATCGATCCCGATCCCGCCGCGCTGGGACGCACGCACGACCGCACTGCCGGACTGGACCGTGTCCGGCTGGGGCACACGTCGTTCGACGACTTCGACCCCGGTGACGCCCGCTTCGACCTGATCACGTTCGTCGCGACCATCCACCACATGGATCTGACTTCGGCCCTGCTCAAGGCCCGCACGCTGCTGCGGCCGTCCGGGCAGATCGCGATCGTCGGCCTCAGTGCGAACAAGACCGTGCGGGACTGGCTCTGGTCGGCGTTGTGCCTGCCCGCGGTGCGGATCGCCTCCGCGGTGCATCGCGAGACCCGCGATGTCGGGGTGGTCGTGGCGGACCCGCGGGAGAACCTCGACGAGATCCGCGCCGTCGCCGACACCGTGATCCCCGGTGCCGAGGTGCGGCGTGCGCTCTACTACCGCTATCTGCTGCGGTGGCAGCGGACCGTAGGCTGA
- a CDS encoding acyl-[acyl-carrier-protein] thioesterase produces the protein MTTHQDNPADQRLAVLPESGYVYRTAWRAATGDIGGDLHLRLDSVARYIQEVGAENLVDAGEAEEHPHWLVQRTVIDVIEPIEFPNEISFSRWCSALSSRWCTMRVDLVGSDGGRIETEGFWIAINAKTLTPQRVTDTLIERFASTTTEHRLKWRPWLDNPADPDESMPFALRRTDIDLFEHVTNTAYWHAVHEVAALVPEVCTPPYRAVIEYRRPIKYGEDVTIRWFRTGGPDAPQVHLALTVGDYVRAAGLLRTL, from the coding sequence ATGACCACCCATCAGGACAACCCGGCCGACCAGCGTCTGGCCGTGCTCCCCGAGAGCGGCTACGTGTACCGGACCGCGTGGCGCGCAGCCACCGGCGACATCGGCGGTGACCTGCACCTGCGGCTCGACAGCGTCGCCCGCTACATCCAGGAGGTCGGCGCGGAGAACCTCGTCGACGCCGGGGAAGCCGAGGAGCATCCGCACTGGCTCGTCCAGCGCACGGTGATCGACGTCATCGAACCGATCGAGTTCCCGAACGAGATCTCGTTCAGCCGGTGGTGTTCAGCCCTGTCGTCGCGCTGGTGCACGATGCGCGTGGACCTCGTCGGCAGCGACGGCGGCCGCATCGAGACCGAAGGCTTCTGGATCGCGATCAACGCGAAAACGCTCACCCCTCAACGGGTCACCGACACGCTGATCGAGCGGTTCGCCTCGACGACGACAGAGCATCGGCTGAAGTGGCGTCCGTGGCTGGACAACCCCGCCGACCCGGACGAATCGATGCCCTTCGCCCTGCGGCGCACCGACATCGACCTCTTCGAGCACGTCACCAACACCGCCTACTGGCACGCGGTGCACGAAGTCGCGGCGCTGGTGCCCGAGGTGTGCACGCCTCCGTACCGCGCCGTGATCGAGTACCGCCGGCCCATCAAGTACGGCGAGGACGTGACCATCCGGTGGTTCCGCACGGGCGGGCCGGACGCACCGCAGGTCCACCTTGCGCTGACCGTCGGTGATTATGTCCGCGCCGCGGGGCTGTTGCGCACGCTGTAA
- a CDS encoding histidine phosphatase family protein, translated as MNDGSDATKTARARYRGAAVRRVLGVVMTALALLVGAAVPASAAELMRVTFVRHGQSAGNASGLIDTSTPGPVLTSTGQVQSQAVAGLLGDNNYDAIYASTMVRTQLTAAPMSQYLRLPIQVLAGLQEIEAGVFEGTPESQASTGYGLFPLAWAIQGNRDLRIPGSIDGNEFDARVDGALKTIYDNGDRNAVIFSHGGAIMFWTMMNVQNLTAAEKIDLLRTAPLSNTNYVVIDGNDEDGWTLVNWNGRLFSPEPTLSAEIRRQWRTLNRQLTANNRVFLDSFASRDFATIATAFNRSIADNVFSISKYHKAIQAKVISDLSKVFARPAEEEPTTAATLAAPVDAVSTAGVGAGPAETASRSVAPAGRSDSDDAPVAEEVVTTDDVADTEDTGSEDGTAEASDDVTVDVAEDVTEDVTEVEADDTEKGTADDDTPADRTTTDADSSADSGSGDSAGSAANREAA; from the coding sequence ATGAACGATGGATCGGACGCGACGAAGACCGCGCGTGCGCGGTACCGGGGCGCTGCAGTGAGGCGCGTTCTGGGCGTCGTGATGACCGCACTGGCACTGCTGGTCGGTGCGGCGGTGCCCGCGTCGGCGGCCGAGCTGATGCGGGTCACCTTCGTACGCCACGGTCAGTCAGCAGGCAACGCGTCCGGGCTGATCGACACGTCGACGCCGGGCCCGGTCCTGACATCGACGGGCCAGGTGCAGTCCCAGGCGGTGGCCGGACTGCTCGGCGACAACAACTACGACGCCATCTACGCGTCGACGATGGTGCGGACCCAGCTCACCGCGGCGCCGATGTCGCAGTACCTGCGGCTGCCGATCCAGGTGCTGGCGGGCCTGCAGGAGATCGAGGCCGGCGTCTTCGAGGGAACCCCCGAAAGCCAGGCGTCCACCGGGTATGGCCTGTTCCCGCTCGCCTGGGCGATCCAGGGCAACCGTGACCTGCGGATCCCCGGATCGATCGACGGCAATGAGTTCGACGCGCGCGTCGATGGTGCGCTGAAAACGATCTACGACAACGGTGACCGCAACGCCGTCATCTTCTCGCACGGCGGCGCCATCATGTTCTGGACGATGATGAACGTGCAGAACCTCACGGCTGCGGAGAAGATCGACCTGTTGCGGACCGCGCCATTGAGCAACACCAACTACGTGGTCATCGACGGCAACGACGAAGACGGCTGGACGCTGGTCAACTGGAACGGCAGGCTGTTCAGCCCCGAACCCACCCTGAGCGCCGAGATTCGGCGACAGTGGCGAACGCTGAACCGCCAACTCACAGCCAACAACAGGGTTTTCCTGGACTCGTTCGCCTCGCGCGACTTCGCCACGATCGCGACGGCATTCAACCGCAGCATCGCGGACAACGTCTTCTCGATCTCGAAGTACCACAAGGCGATCCAGGCGAAGGTCATCAGCGATCTGAGCAAGGTGTTCGCGCGTCCGGCCGAGGAGGAGCCGACCACGGCAGCTACGCTCGCCGCGCCCGTCGACGCCGTGTCGACCGCAGGGGTCGGCGCCGGCCCGGCGGAGACCGCGTCTCGCTCAGTCGCGCCGGCCGGGCGGTCCGACAGCGACGACGCACCCGTCGCCGAGGAGGTCGTGACGACCGATGACGTCGCGGACACCGAGGACACCGGCTCGGAGGACGGCACCGCGGAGGCCTCCGATGACGTCACCGTGGACGTCGCCGAGGACGTCACCGAGGACGTCACCGAGGTTGAAGCCGACGACACCGAGAAGGGCACCGCCGACGACGACACCCCGGCCGACCGGACAACGACCGATGCGGACTCGTCCGCTGATTCCGGCAGCGGTGACAGCGCCGGCAGCGCCGCGAACCGCGAGGCCGCATAG
- a CDS encoding IclR family transcriptional regulator: MTVHADAPTSMVARVALILGAFEQAGKVLRLDQVATRAGLPRSSVHRILTQLHDAGLLLHRPDGYCLAASSLPAAGDHSALRGVASPVLERLHSDTSLVVHLGVLVGAEVVYLDKVSGSSGVTVPAGVGGRTPAHASALGKAMLAMLAAEDVDSLHSAPLRKSTPATIADLPTLHQELARIRSRHGLAYDDQELTVGLASIAAPIRSSDGGLAGLSLTGAAPAQRLKRMAPFLTRAARGISERIGASTPATGHQADLAAVTDDMLSRVLRTLSSDDWV, encoded by the coding sequence GTGACCGTGCACGCTGACGCACCGACGTCGATGGTCGCCCGGGTGGCGCTGATCCTCGGCGCGTTCGAGCAGGCGGGCAAGGTCCTGCGCCTCGACCAGGTGGCGACGCGGGCCGGACTCCCCCGCTCGTCGGTGCACCGAATCCTCACCCAGTTGCATGACGCAGGTCTTCTCCTGCACCGGCCGGACGGCTACTGCCTGGCCGCCTCGTCGTTGCCCGCGGCAGGCGATCATTCGGCACTGCGAGGGGTCGCGTCGCCGGTCCTGGAGCGGTTGCACTCCGACACCAGCCTGGTCGTCCACCTCGGCGTGCTCGTGGGCGCCGAGGTCGTCTACCTGGACAAGGTTTCTGGCAGTAGCGGGGTCACCGTCCCTGCCGGTGTCGGAGGCCGCACCCCGGCGCACGCGAGCGCACTGGGCAAGGCCATGCTCGCCATGCTGGCCGCCGAGGATGTCGATTCACTGCACTCCGCGCCGCTGCGCAAGAGCACCCCGGCCACGATCGCCGACCTGCCCACGCTGCATCAGGAGCTGGCCAGGATCCGGTCTCGGCACGGCCTGGCCTACGACGATCAGGAGCTGACGGTGGGGCTGGCGAGCATCGCGGCCCCCATCCGCAGCTCGGACGGTGGACTCGCAGGCCTCTCCCTCACCGGTGCCGCGCCGGCGCAGCGACTGAAACGGATGGCGCCGTTCCTCACCCGCGCCGCGCGGGGCATCTCGGAACGCATCGGCGCGTCCACTCCGGCCACCGGACATCAGGCCGACCTCGCCGCGGTCACCGACGACATGCTGTCCCGTGTGCTGCGGACCCTGTCCTCCGACGACTGGGTGTGA
- a CDS encoding acyl-CoA dehydrogenase family protein: MRAGLSPQIVLHSVRALLPAISASAADVDRRGHVDPDVVERLHDAGYFSLLKPPAFGGLDADPDVYLTATRELSSACMSTGWLAGWLGVNNWGLSVRDDRVLQEIWGSEPRALLCSSYAPTGRLRRVEGGFWLSGRWTRCTGADHASWLSAAGLRVGPDGAAQDFMAVLVPRSDFVVESTWNGLGLKGIGAHDVVVAGAFVPEHRVFSWLHFDQSVAAAPLDMLPQPTVFTLAGTMPLLGAAQRALQTQQPGTAPPLSPVATALGDIEVSLLQIRRNVGELVGRIRSGETPDAEMVLRARRDQVMACERAMRAVRTVVHDPGRTADDPLLERLWRDVQTAARHVSSNVEQVLSVAGRFALGLEVDDLIW, from the coding sequence ATGAGAGCAGGTCTGTCACCGCAGATTGTCCTGCACTCGGTGCGGGCGCTGCTGCCCGCGATCTCGGCGTCCGCTGCAGATGTCGATCGTCGTGGCCACGTCGATCCGGATGTGGTCGAGCGGCTCCATGACGCCGGCTACTTCTCGCTGCTGAAGCCGCCGGCGTTCGGTGGACTCGACGCCGATCCCGACGTGTATCTGACGGCGACGCGCGAGCTGTCGTCGGCGTGCATGTCGACGGGCTGGCTGGCCGGGTGGCTCGGGGTCAACAACTGGGGTCTGTCGGTGCGCGACGATCGTGTGCTGCAGGAGATCTGGGGTTCTGAGCCACGCGCGCTGCTCTGTTCGTCGTACGCGCCGACGGGGCGTCTGCGCCGTGTCGAGGGCGGGTTCTGGCTGTCCGGCCGTTGGACCCGTTGCACGGGCGCCGATCACGCGTCGTGGCTCAGCGCCGCCGGGCTGCGGGTAGGGCCGGACGGGGCCGCCCAGGACTTCATGGCGGTACTGGTGCCCCGGTCCGACTTCGTTGTCGAATCGACGTGGAATGGGCTGGGCCTGAAAGGGATCGGCGCGCACGACGTGGTGGTCGCGGGGGCCTTCGTCCCGGAACATCGCGTGTTCAGCTGGCTGCATTTCGACCAGAGTGTCGCCGCGGCGCCGCTGGACATGCTGCCGCAGCCCACCGTGTTCACTCTGGCCGGGACCATGCCGCTGCTCGGCGCCGCCCAGCGGGCACTGCAGACGCAGCAGCCCGGAACGGCGCCGCCGCTGAGCCCGGTCGCGACGGCGCTCGGCGACATCGAGGTGTCACTGCTGCAGATCCGGCGCAACGTGGGTGAGCTCGTCGGTCGTATCCGCTCAGGTGAGACCCCTGACGCGGAGATGGTGCTGCGTGCGCGCCGCGATCAGGTGATGGCCTGCGAACGTGCGATGCGGGCGGTGCGCACCGTGGTCCACGACCCGGGCCGCACCGCGGACGACCCACTGCTGGAGCGGCTGTGGCGGGACGTGCAGACTGCCGCCCGGCACGTGTCCAGCAACGTGGAGCAGGTGCTGTCCGTTGCGGGACGTTTCGCGCTGGGCCTCGAGGTCGACGACCTCATCTGGTAA
- a CDS encoding acyl-CoA dehydrogenase family protein, with product MPSPGMPLAEFVSHVLELAATDSAQAWLTAMSDAASHDVAGMPDAPWASAATPVVTCCYDGHGDLSDGSLTGHWPAVVGAQRADWLLLPARNGASCRVLVAREDAHVDAVDDHAGLGGAGVSRVSVAHLTADRLHVVSGDHATAATRAGAGAAASVVGSAVGVWRRHVEQLRVQLATSYRSAEITDAAAAQVARAASDLDAATLQVTAPPPDERDLAATVRVYRQAVARARSAADHLLEGGRHALDASNPVTQRWRDVDAGSRLAARLLDGLPPPLR from the coding sequence ATGCCCAGCCCCGGGATGCCACTTGCCGAATTCGTCTCGCACGTACTCGAACTCGCGGCGACCGACAGCGCGCAGGCGTGGCTCACCGCGATGTCGGATGCAGCGTCGCACGACGTCGCCGGCATGCCGGACGCGCCGTGGGCATCCGCCGCGACGCCGGTGGTCACCTGCTGCTACGACGGCCACGGCGACCTCTCGGACGGCAGCCTGACCGGCCACTGGCCGGCGGTCGTCGGAGCGCAGCGCGCCGACTGGCTGCTGCTGCCCGCGCGCAACGGTGCGTCCTGTCGCGTCCTGGTGGCCCGCGAGGATGCCCACGTCGACGCCGTCGACGATCACGCCGGCCTCGGCGGAGCGGGCGTGTCGCGGGTGAGCGTTGCCCACCTCACCGCCGATCGCCTGCACGTCGTCTCCGGGGACCACGCGACCGCGGCGACCCGCGCCGGTGCCGGCGCGGCCGCCTCCGTCGTGGGGTCCGCCGTCGGCGTCTGGCGCAGGCACGTCGAACAACTCCGTGTCCAGCTGGCGACCTCGTATCGCAGCGCCGAGATCACCGATGCGGCAGCGGCCCAGGTCGCTCGCGCGGCGTCCGACCTCGACGCGGCGACACTGCAGGTCACTGCACCACCACCGGACGAACGCGACCTGGCGGCCACGGTGCGGGTCTACCGCCAGGCCGTGGCCCGAGCGCGGTCGGCCGCCGACCATCTGCTCGAGGGCGGACGGCACGCCCTGGACGCGTCGAATCCGGTGACGCAGCGGTGGCGGGACGTGGATGCCGGCAGCCGCCTGGCCGCTCGCCTGCTCGACGGCCTGCCGCCGCCGTTACGCTGA
- a CDS encoding enoyl-CoA hydratase, whose amino-acid sequence MPDLVLTQIQDHVALITVNDPDRRNAVTAEISAALRAAVDAAEADADVHAVVITGAGKAFCAGADLTALGEAAEDGLRVIYDGFLAVADCTLPTIAAVNGAAVGAGLNLALAADVRIAGPAAVFDPRFQKLGIHPGGGATWMLQRLVGPQVARASLLFGMRFDAEAAVRHGLALEVADDPVAAALALAAGPAGAPREVVLATKASMRATANPGTVDLDQHRLAVDVEIGPQAASIESPEFAARLAAAKRK is encoded by the coding sequence GTGCCCGATCTTGTACTGACGCAGATCCAGGACCATGTCGCACTCATCACGGTCAACGATCCGGATCGTCGTAATGCTGTGACGGCGGAGATCTCAGCCGCGTTGCGCGCGGCGGTCGACGCCGCCGAAGCCGACGCCGATGTGCACGCTGTGGTCATCACCGGCGCCGGAAAGGCCTTCTGCGCGGGAGCCGACCTCACCGCACTCGGCGAAGCGGCCGAAGACGGGTTGCGGGTGATCTACGACGGCTTCCTGGCTGTCGCCGACTGCACACTGCCCACCATCGCGGCCGTCAACGGCGCGGCAGTGGGCGCGGGCCTCAACTTGGCCCTCGCCGCTGACGTCCGAATCGCCGGCCCCGCTGCGGTATTCGACCCGCGGTTCCAGAAGCTGGGCATCCACCCCGGGGGCGGGGCCACCTGGATGCTCCAGCGGCTCGTGGGCCCGCAGGTGGCCCGCGCGTCGCTTCTGTTCGGGATGCGGTTCGACGCCGAAGCTGCGGTACGCCACGGCCTTGCGCTCGAAGTCGCCGACGATCCGGTGGCCGCAGCGCTTGCGCTGGCCGCCGGGCCGGCCGGCGCGCCGCGTGAGGTGGTCCTGGCGACCAAGGCATCGATGCGCGCCACCGCCAACCCGGGCACCGTGGACCTGGATCAGCACCGCCTCGCCGTCGACGTCGAGATCGGACCGCAGGCCGCATCGATCGAATCGCCCGAGTTCGCCGCCCGTTTGGCCGCAGCCAAGCGAAAATGA
- a CDS encoding HpcH/HpaI aldolase/citrate lyase family protein produces the protein MTLVPATAWLFCPADRPERYGKAAAAADVVILDLEDGVAAKDRPAARRALLDTPLDPDRTVVRINPAGTPDHELDVEAVSGTAYTTVMLAKTESPEQVSALAPWHVVVLIETPLGALNVVDLARADNAYALMWGAEDLFAVLGGTANRYPDGSYREVARHVRSQTLLAAKAYGRVALDSVYLDIKNLDGLRSEVDDAVAVGFDGKVAIHPTQVAVIRQGYTPTEDQTEWARRVLEAARGERGVFAFEGQMVDMPVLRRAQRIVALS, from the coding sequence ATGACGTTGGTTCCCGCCACCGCATGGTTGTTCTGCCCGGCCGACCGGCCGGAGAGGTACGGAAAGGCTGCCGCAGCCGCCGATGTGGTGATCCTCGACCTGGAAGACGGCGTCGCGGCGAAGGACCGGCCGGCCGCGCGCCGGGCGCTGCTCGACACGCCCCTGGATCCGGACCGCACCGTGGTGCGGATCAACCCCGCCGGCACCCCCGACCACGAACTCGACGTGGAGGCAGTGTCCGGCACGGCGTACACCACGGTGATGCTGGCCAAGACCGAGTCACCGGAGCAGGTGAGCGCGTTGGCGCCATGGCACGTCGTCGTGCTCATCGAGACGCCGCTGGGTGCGCTCAACGTGGTGGATTTGGCGCGTGCCGACAATGCGTATGCCCTGATGTGGGGTGCCGAGGATCTGTTCGCGGTGCTGGGCGGCACCGCGAACCGGTATCCGGACGGGTCTTACCGCGAGGTGGCCCGGCATGTCCGGTCGCAGACGCTGTTGGCGGCCAAGGCGTACGGACGGGTGGCGCTCGATTCGGTGTACCTCGACATCAAGAACCTCGACGGCCTGCGCAGCGAGGTCGACGACGCGGTGGCCGTCGGTTTCGACGGCAAGGTGGCGATCCACCCGACACAGGTCGCGGTGATTCGGCAGGGCTACACCCCGACCGAGGATCAGACCGAGTGGGCGCGACGCGTGCTGGAGGCGGCGCGTGGCGAGCGGGGTGTGTTCGCGTTCGAGGGGCAGATGGTCGACATGCCGGTACTGCGGCGCGCGCAGCGGATCGTCGCGCTGTCCTAG
- a CDS encoding MaoC family dehydratase encodes MSEKKVITQRGLWFEEFETGVLYQHRPGRTITEADNVLFTTLTMNTQALHLDAAFADALPPFNQRLVNSMFTLSTLVGLSVAQLTQGTIVGNLGFGEVAFPKPLFHGDTLYAETEVTDKRESKSRPGEGIVTFSHVGRNQHGDVVATASRKTMVRKRPEGEAQ; translated from the coding sequence ATGAGTGAGAAGAAGGTCATCACCCAGAGGGGCTTGTGGTTCGAGGAGTTCGAGACCGGTGTCCTCTATCAGCACCGGCCCGGTCGCACCATCACCGAGGCCGACAATGTGTTGTTCACGACGTTGACGATGAACACCCAGGCGCTGCACTTGGACGCGGCGTTCGCAGATGCGCTGCCGCCGTTCAATCAGCGGCTGGTCAACTCCATGTTCACGCTCTCGACACTCGTGGGTCTGTCGGTCGCCCAGCTGACGCAGGGCACGATCGTCGGCAACCTCGGGTTCGGCGAGGTCGCGTTTCCCAAGCCCCTGTTCCACGGTGACACGCTGTATGCCGAGACCGAGGTGACCGACAAGCGCGAATCGAAGAGCCGCCCCGGCGAGGGCATTGTCACGTTCAGTCATGTCGGGCGCAATCAGCACGGCGACGTCGTGGCTACCGCATCGCGGAAAACCATGGTGCGCAAGCGGCCCGAGGGCGAGGCGCAATGA